From Larus michahellis chromosome 8, bLarMic1.1, whole genome shotgun sequence, one genomic window encodes:
- the FASLG gene encoding tumor necrosis factor ligand superfamily member 6, giving the protein MLEAFIELQHLSWVFAAGAMQAYKGRAGSSPRAQSGTAPAVFGCHMEDHTKHVQPIPLPAMQRNLNYVYPQIFWVDGCANTSTSCPPAPPGTPFPPPVPDRRRKPRDNNRERRSVGFLVISLLILLALTGVGLSMFQIFHLEKQLAELRESTSTEHIPPALEKLIGQKEQSMKKEARKAAHLTGNPAQQDLPLEWEPISGHAFTNGIQYRDQGLVINETGLYFVYSNVLFRGSVCSSQVLTHIVYKKNPTSPGSYVLMEDKCINYCTSQKTWARKSYLGALFQLRKMDSLHVNVSKIALVNFEESKTFFGLFKL; this is encoded by the exons ATGCTTGAGGCTTTCATAGAGTTGCAGCATCTGAGCTGGGTGTTCGCTGCCGGAGCGATGCAGGCGTATAAAGGCAGAGCTGGGTCTTCCCCCAGGGCTCAGTCTGGGACAGCCCCGGCAGTTTTTGGCTGCCACATGGAAGATCACACCAAGCACGTCCAGCCCATCCCGCTCCCGGCCATGCAGCGGAACTTGAACTATGTGTACCCCCAGATCTTTTGGGTGGACGGCTGTGCCAACACAAGTACTTCCtgccccccggcgccccccggcACTCCTTTCCCACCACCAGTGCCTGACCGGAGGAGAAAGCCAAGGGATAACAACAGGGAAAGGAGGAGCGTCGGCTTCCTGGTGATCTCCTTGCTGATCCTGCTGGCCCTCACTGGAGTGGGGCTGAGCATGTTTCAGATTTTCCACCTGGAGAAGCAACTGGCTGAACTTAGAGAG TCCACCAGCACTGAACACATCCCTCCAGCTTTGGAGAAACTCATAG GGCAGAAGGAGCAGTCAATGAAAAAGGAAGCGAGGAAGGCGGCGCACTTAACAG GGAACCCTGCccagcaggacctccctttgGAGTGGGAACCCATCTCCGGCCATGCCTTCACCAATGGCATCCAGTACCGCGATCAAGGCCTGGTCATCAATGAGACTGGCCTGTACTTCGTGTACTCCAATGTGCTCTTCCGTGGCAGTGTCTGCAGCAGCCAGGTGTTGACCCATATCGTCTACAAGAAAAACCCCACCTCACCGGGGAGCTACGTGCTGATGGAGGACAAATGCATCAACTACTGTACGAGTCAGAAAACGTGGGCCCGGAAAAGCTACCTGGGGGCTTTATTCCAGCTCAGGAAGATGGACAGTTTGCATGTCAACGTCTCCAAAATTGCTCTGGTTAATTTTGAGGAATCCAAGACCTTCTTTGGCTTATTTAAGCTTTAA